A stretch of Metabacillus sp. FJAT-52054 DNA encodes these proteins:
- the paaX gene encoding phenylacetic acid degradation operon negative regulatory protein PaaX has product MNTRSMIFTLYGDYIRHYGNEIWIGSLIRLLKEFGHNEQSVRAAISRMNKQGWVTSKKIGNKSHYFLTERGSIRMEEAAKRIFKLSPDQWDGKWRLFIYSIPEEKRAIRDELRKELVWSGFGTMANSCWVSPNELTKEVYALMDKYEIRPYVHFFVSQYDGPHENKKLVEECWDLNEINNRYEAFIAEYSQKYIIDKNKIQKGEMTDAECFVERTKLVHEYRKFLFSDPGLPEELLPEKWLGSHAASLFSSYYRELAEPASRFFEEVFQEGNELTNKDSEYDVFQHPLLVEEK; this is encoded by the coding sequence ATCAACACGAGATCGATGATCTTTACGTTATACGGAGACTACATCCGCCATTACGGCAATGAAATATGGATCGGCAGCCTGATCCGCCTCCTCAAGGAATTCGGGCACAACGAACAGTCCGTCCGCGCCGCCATATCAAGAATGAACAAGCAAGGCTGGGTCACATCCAAAAAAATCGGCAACAAAAGCCACTACTTTTTAACCGAACGCGGCTCCATCCGCATGGAGGAAGCAGCCAAGCGAATCTTCAAGCTCAGCCCCGATCAATGGGACGGCAAATGGAGGCTCTTCATCTACTCAATCCCGGAAGAAAAGCGCGCCATCCGCGACGAACTGCGCAAAGAACTCGTCTGGAGCGGATTCGGAACCATGGCCAACAGCTGCTGGGTATCCCCAAACGAACTGACAAAAGAAGTCTATGCCCTCATGGACAAATATGAAATCCGTCCATACGTTCACTTTTTCGTATCCCAATACGACGGGCCCCATGAAAACAAAAAGCTCGTCGAAGAATGCTGGGACCTGAACGAAATCAACAACCGCTACGAAGCCTTCATCGCCGAATACAGCCAAAAATACATCATCGACAAAAACAAAATTCAAAAAGGCGAAATGACCGACGCCGAATGCTTCGTCGAACGCACAAAGCTCGTCCACGAATACCGCAAATTCCTATTCAGCGACCCGGGTCTCCCTGAGGAACTGCTGCCGGAAAAATGGCTAGGCAGCCACGCCGCCTCCCTCTTCAGCAGCTACTACAGGGAACTCGCCGAACCCGCAAGCCGCTTCTTTGAAGAGGTATTCCAAGAGGGCAATGAGCTGACCAACAAGGACTCCGAATATGACGTGTTTCAGCATCCTTTGCTGGTGGAGGAGAAGTAG
- a CDS encoding nitronate monooxygenase, translating into MNKLCKILNIEVPIIQGGMGNISNAQLTAAISEAGALGTIGAGTRSPDEVERIILETKERTVRPFAVNIALSVSGHAKEIAGLIVKHKVHAVSLSAGNPAPFTPYFKENGVKVLAVTASVKQARKAEAGGADVVIGEGYEAAGLNSPLETTTLTLIPQLVDAVQIPVVAAGGIGDGRALAAMLALGAEGVQMGTRFIATKEAPFSPLYKERLLEADDAGTMIIGRSVGRVRRVLKNSYTGLIIEREREGMTLEEYNKQTNEDFHIAGAIHGNEQKGYWNSGQIAGLIKEVPSVKDLILGMKEEMERTIGRLGAYRVESKSAE; encoded by the coding sequence ATGAACAAACTATGCAAAATCTTAAATATCGAAGTCCCCATCATCCAAGGCGGTATGGGGAACATCAGCAATGCTCAGCTGACTGCGGCTATTTCTGAGGCTGGTGCACTTGGGACGATTGGGGCGGGTACCCGCTCGCCCGATGAAGTGGAAAGGATCATACTGGAGACGAAGGAGCGGACGGTCCGCCCTTTTGCTGTGAATATTGCTCTTTCGGTGTCCGGGCATGCAAAGGAAATTGCCGGGCTGATTGTTAAGCATAAGGTGCATGCTGTATCGCTTTCTGCCGGGAATCCGGCTCCGTTCACGCCTTACTTTAAGGAGAACGGAGTAAAGGTGCTGGCGGTAACGGCATCTGTGAAACAGGCGAGGAAGGCAGAGGCAGGAGGAGCCGATGTGGTAATTGGAGAAGGGTATGAGGCGGCAGGCTTGAATTCCCCTTTGGAAACGACGACGCTTACCCTGATTCCGCAGCTGGTGGATGCTGTACAGATTCCGGTGGTGGCTGCCGGCGGGATCGGCGATGGCAGAGCCCTTGCGGCAATGCTTGCCCTTGGAGCGGAAGGAGTTCAGATGGGGACGCGTTTTATTGCGACGAAGGAAGCGCCGTTTTCTCCTCTTTATAAAGAGCGTCTTCTTGAGGCGGATGATGCGGGGACGATGATTATTGGCCGTTCAGTTGGCCGGGTGAGAAGGGTCCTGAAAAATTCTTACACGGGCTTGATCATCGAACGGGAGCGCGAGGGGATGACACTTGAAGAATACAATAAGCAAACAAATGAGGATTTCCATATTGCTGGTGCCATACATGGCAATGAACAAAAGGGGTATTGGAACAGCGGCCAAATTGCCGGGCTGATAAAAGAAGTTCCTTCAGTAAAGGATTTAATCTTGGGTATGAAGGAAGAAATGGAGCGAACAATCGGCCGCCTGGGTGCCTATCGGGTGGAGTCTAAGAGTGCGGAATGA
- a CDS encoding ABC transporter substrate-binding protein, with translation MGKKTKVWLGMAVAAGLMLSGCGNKEGASGETGGDGAGKTYKIGVTQIVEHPSLDDAYKGFKKALEDKGIKAEFDVKNAQGDASTNTTIATTLVSQKPDLIFANSTPSSQAALSATKDIPIIFSSVTDPVGAELVASLDKPGSNVTGTIDSHPEAIPSTMKFIKEELGGKKVGMLYNAGEQNSVSQVESVKKVMGELGLEPVTASVSTTADVKQAAESLAGKVDAFYIVTDNTVISAIESVVSVSNDKKIPLLTADLDSLKRGAFAAYGFQYYDIGYQAGEMAAQVLEGKKPGEIPVEVPGKLKLMMNKKAAEAMGIKIKPEWDKMAEYTE, from the coding sequence ATGGGGAAGAAAACGAAAGTTTGGCTGGGTATGGCAGTGGCAGCCGGTCTGATGCTAAGCGGCTGCGGAAATAAAGAAGGCGCTTCTGGAGAAACAGGCGGTGACGGTGCGGGCAAAACGTATAAAATCGGTGTTACCCAGATTGTCGAGCATCCATCCTTGGATGATGCGTATAAAGGATTCAAAAAAGCGCTCGAGGATAAAGGGATTAAAGCTGAATTTGATGTGAAAAATGCCCAGGGCGATGCCAGTACGAATACGACGATCGCCACGACCCTGGTGAGCCAGAAGCCCGATCTCATCTTTGCGAACTCCACACCAAGCTCCCAGGCAGCATTAAGTGCTACGAAAGATATTCCGATCATCTTCAGCTCTGTAACAGATCCGGTCGGAGCTGAGCTGGTCGCCTCTCTTGATAAACCCGGCAGCAATGTAACGGGCACCATTGATTCTCACCCTGAAGCCATTCCAAGTACAATGAAATTCATAAAAGAAGAGCTTGGCGGCAAAAAAGTAGGCATGCTCTACAATGCCGGCGAGCAGAACTCTGTATCCCAGGTTGAATCCGTTAAAAAAGTGATGGGGGAATTGGGCCTTGAACCGGTCACTGCCTCTGTATCCACAACCGCAGATGTGAAGCAGGCTGCTGAATCACTAGCCGGAAAAGTGGATGCCTTTTATATCGTTACCGATAACACGGTGATTTCAGCCATTGAGTCTGTTGTCTCCGTTTCAAATGACAAAAAAATCCCGCTGCTGACGGCAGATCTCGATTCCCTCAAACGGGGAGCTTTCGCGGCATATGGATTCCAATACTATGATATTGGATATCAGGCAGGCGAAATGGCTGCGCAGGTTCTTGAAGGCAAGAAACCAGGTGAAATTCCAGTTGAGGTGCCAGGCAAGCTGAAGCTGATGATGAATAAAAAAGCAGCGGAAGCCATGGGAATCAAAATCAAGCCGGAATGGGACAAAATGGCGGAATATACGGAATAA
- a CDS encoding ABC transporter permease, with translation MFSALFGSVELGIIYAIMALGVYLSFRVLDFPDLTVDGSFVTGASVAAAMIVLGFNPVAATAASIAAGFAAGCMTGVLHTKGKINPLLSGILMMIALYSINLRIMGTTSETSIGVPNIPLLNSETIFTAISDFTKNIGIDAPLNSLLSSVGLGGSLPSGWGILLFMLIVTFFIKWLTDRFLKTETGLAIRATGDNQRMIRSFSANTDSLIILGLGLSNALVALSGALVAQYAKFSDIGMGIGMIIIGLASVIIGEAIFGTKTIARTTLAVIGGAVIYRIVISLSLQVEGLDTGDLKLITAVIVIFALIMPKVMEQRRQKKRKARRYKERMQDLHGVNGEGEAIAASKAD, from the coding sequence ATGTTTTCTGCATTATTCGGTTCAGTAGAATTGGGCATTATTTATGCAATTATGGCGCTTGGTGTCTATCTTTCCTTCAGGGTACTGGATTTTCCCGACCTGACCGTGGACGGAAGCTTTGTGACGGGTGCCTCTGTGGCAGCCGCCATGATTGTCCTGGGATTTAATCCAGTTGCTGCGACCGCTGCCTCGATTGCGGCCGGCTTCGCAGCGGGATGTATGACAGGGGTTCTGCATACGAAAGGAAAAATCAATCCGCTTCTTTCGGGAATACTCATGATGATTGCCCTGTATTCGATTAATCTGCGGATTATGGGAACGACGTCAGAAACGTCAATCGGGGTTCCGAATATCCCTCTGCTAAACTCGGAAACGATTTTCACAGCCATCTCTGATTTTACAAAGAATATCGGCATTGACGCTCCTCTGAACAGCCTGCTTTCAAGTGTAGGGCTCGGAGGCAGTCTCCCTTCCGGATGGGGCATCCTCCTGTTCATGCTGATTGTTACATTTTTCATTAAATGGCTGACAGACCGCTTCCTTAAGACAGAAACAGGCCTGGCGATTCGGGCAACCGGAGACAATCAGCGGATGATCCGGAGTTTTTCAGCCAATACGGACTCCCTGATCATTTTGGGGTTGGGGCTATCAAATGCGCTGGTCGCCCTGTCCGGAGCGCTCGTTGCCCAATATGCCAAGTTTTCGGACATCGGCATGGGGATCGGGATGATTATTATTGGTCTCGCATCTGTCATTATCGGCGAAGCCATATTCGGAACAAAAACGATTGCGAGAACGACGCTTGCCGTTATTGGCGGGGCGGTCATCTACCGCATCGTGATCAGTCTTTCTCTTCAAGTCGAAGGGCTTGATACCGGTGATCTGAAGCTCATTACCGCCGTGATTGTTATTTTTGCCCTCATCATGCCAAAGGTGATGGAGCAGCGCCGCCAGAAGAAACGCAAAGCGCGGAGATACAAAGAACGGATGCAAGACCTTCACGGTGTAAATGGAGAGGGGGAGGCCATTGCTGCATCTAAAGCAGATTAA
- a CDS encoding ABC transporter ATP-binding protein, protein MLHLKQINKIFNEGTLDEKIALDSINLSLEKGDFVTIIGSNGAGKSTVMNVISGVLPPDTGIVEIEGKDVTALPEYKRSKLIGRVFQDPMAGTAPSMTIEENLAMAYSRNKKRGFGTAVTKKRRDFFKESLESLHLGLEDRMNAKVGMLSGGERQALSLLMATFTEPSILLLDEHTAALDPSRAELITNLTREIVSKYELTTLMVTHNMQQALDLGNRLIMMDKGQIILSVDEEKKKELTIEKLMSEFQRIRGEQMANDRALLNA, encoded by the coding sequence TTGCTGCATCTAAAGCAGATTAACAAAATTTTTAATGAAGGAACACTCGATGAGAAAATCGCCCTCGATTCAATTAATCTATCATTGGAGAAAGGCGATTTTGTTACCATCATCGGTAGCAATGGAGCCGGTAAATCAACGGTCATGAACGTGATTTCCGGCGTCCTGCCGCCCGATACCGGTATCGTTGAAATTGAAGGGAAGGATGTAACCGCGCTTCCTGAATATAAGCGCTCCAAACTGATCGGTAGGGTTTTCCAGGACCCGATGGCAGGAACCGCGCCTTCTATGACTATTGAGGAAAATCTGGCGATGGCTTATTCGAGAAACAAAAAACGGGGGTTTGGAACCGCGGTTACAAAAAAACGCCGTGACTTTTTTAAAGAGTCGCTAGAATCGCTGCATCTTGGCCTTGAGGATCGCATGAATGCGAAAGTCGGCATGCTCTCCGGGGGGGAGAGACAGGCGCTCTCCCTGCTGATGGCGACCTTTACAGAGCCTTCGATTCTTTTGCTGGATGAGCATACGGCAGCACTGGATCCGTCCAGAGCGGAGCTCATTACTAATTTAACAAGGGAAATTGTCAGCAAATACGAACTGACGACGCTTATGGTGACCCATAATATGCAACAGGCGCTGGACCTTGGCAACCGGCTGATTATGATGGATAAAGGGCAGATTATTTTATCAGTGGACGAAGAGAAGAAAAAAGAGCTGACCATTGAAAAACTAATGAGCGAGTTTCAAAGAATACGGGGCGAGCAGATGGCCAATGACCGGGCGCTGCTGAATGCATAA
- a CDS encoding thioesterase produces the protein MKKGMELGCQAVCEVMVTPDMFAQFEGKVVHPVYSTVSMVHSMEWASRKIILPFLEDWEEGMGASVKLKHIAPAGEGSLVRVVATLVKKERNLVYTDVEAYTNNRLIGKGEVVQVILQKEEISSKIQQALEGGRK, from the coding sequence ATGAAAAAAGGAATGGAGCTAGGCTGCCAGGCTGTCTGCGAAGTGATGGTTACACCGGATATGTTCGCTCAATTTGAGGGGAAGGTTGTTCATCCCGTCTATTCCACTGTCTCGATGGTACACAGTATGGAGTGGGCATCGAGGAAGATCATTCTTCCTTTTTTAGAGGATTGGGAAGAGGGGATGGGAGCCTCGGTAAAACTGAAGCACATTGCGCCTGCGGGTGAGGGGTCGCTTGTACGGGTGGTCGCAACGCTTGTGAAAAAAGAGAGAAACCTGGTTTACACGGATGTTGAAGCGTATACGAATAACAGGCTTATTGGAAAGGGAGAAGTGGTTCAGGTCATCCTGCAGAAGGAAGAAATCTCTTCAAAAATTCAGCAGGCTCTTGAGGGAGGAAGAAAATGA
- a CDS encoding Glu/Leu/Phe/Val dehydrogenase — protein sequence MKAFTLLEERGTAGMDVFAKISGHEQVVFCNDPHTGLKAIIAIHNTTLGPALGGCRMLPYANIDEAMNDVLRLSKGMTYKCAAADVDFGGGKSVILGDPLTDKSPEMFRAFGQFVESLKGRFYTGTDMGTTPEDFVHASKETRCIVGIPEEYGGSGDSSVPTSLGVIYGIKATNKAVWGDDALQGRTYAIQGLGKVGFKVAERLLEEGADVFVTDINEAAIELLNQKAKGLPGSVRVVKGDEIYAVDADVFVPCALGGILNDHTIGMLKVKAVAGSSNNQLEREEHGGDLWRRGILYAPDYIVNAGGLIQVADELYGPNKQRVLTKTKAIYTSLLEVYKHSEDRSICTAEAADLFCEQRIEARKNRSSFFTADQKPKWNVKR from the coding sequence ATGAAAGCGTTTACTTTATTGGAGGAACGGGGGACAGCGGGAATGGATGTATTCGCTAAAATCAGCGGACACGAGCAAGTGGTGTTCTGCAACGATCCCCATACAGGGTTAAAAGCGATTATCGCGATACATAACACAACTCTCGGACCGGCACTTGGCGGATGCAGAATGCTGCCATATGCCAATATAGATGAAGCGATGAATGATGTTCTGCGGCTATCCAAAGGCATGACCTATAAATGTGCAGCAGCGGATGTGGATTTCGGCGGGGGGAAATCTGTTATTCTCGGGGATCCGCTGACAGACAAATCACCGGAAATGTTCCGGGCTTTCGGGCAGTTTGTCGAATCGCTGAAGGGCCGGTTTTATACAGGAACGGATATGGGTACCACACCGGAGGATTTCGTTCATGCCTCGAAGGAAACACGTTGCATCGTGGGCATTCCTGAAGAATACGGCGGCAGCGGCGACTCCTCGGTTCCGACTTCACTCGGAGTTATTTATGGCATTAAGGCCACGAATAAAGCGGTTTGGGGAGATGATGCGCTTCAGGGAAGAACGTATGCCATTCAGGGGCTTGGTAAGGTCGGCTTCAAGGTGGCGGAGCGTCTTCTTGAGGAAGGGGCAGATGTCTTTGTGACCGACATTAACGAAGCGGCGATCGAGCTGCTGAATCAAAAAGCAAAAGGGCTTCCGGGGTCGGTCAGAGTGGTAAAGGGTGACGAAATTTATGCAGTGGATGCTGATGTTTTTGTTCCGTGTGCCCTTGGAGGAATACTTAATGATCATACAATCGGGATGCTGAAGGTGAAGGCGGTAGCGGGCTCTTCCAATAATCAGCTCGAAAGGGAGGAGCACGGCGGGGACCTTTGGAGAAGGGGGATCCTTTATGCCCCGGATTACATCGTGAATGCCGGAGGACTGATTCAAGTGGCCGATGAGCTGTACGGCCCGAATAAGCAGCGGGTGCTGACGAAAACAAAAGCCATTTACACCTCCCTTTTAGAGGTCTACAAGCATTCCGAGGACCGGAGCATTTGTACAGCAGAAGCCGCGGATCTTTTCTGTGAACAGCGGATTGAAGCAAGAAAGAATCGCAGCAGCTTTTTTACGGCAGATCAGAAACCGAAGTGGAACGTTAAACGATAA
- the pdhA gene encoding pyruvate dehydrogenase (acetyl-transferring) E1 component subunit alpha, with translation MENGFEMIQIMDENGNLVNEEFKSYISESLTKEMYEKMILVRTFDRKAISLQRQGRLGTYAPFEGQEAAQVGSASALKERDWLFPTYRDHAAAITFGHSLPHVLLYWNGRMEGCTVPSGKRIFPPAVPIATQLPHAAGAALAEKRRGTGNAAIVYFGDGATSEGDFHEGLNFASVFKSPVVFFNQNNHFAISVPIEKQMNSRTIAQKSVAYGIPGYRIDGNDIFAVYFYTKQALERARQGEGPTLLEAVTWRYGAHTTADDPKKYRNQEESLSKKRTIDPLLRLERYMKNEGIWEDDWANLVQKEAEEQIEGAVAEMEAFPPPDVNDLFDHVFAEPTWTIREQKEEYMNQIRGAGR, from the coding sequence ATGGAAAACGGATTTGAAATGATTCAGATTATGGATGAAAACGGGAATCTTGTAAACGAGGAATTTAAATCCTATATCTCAGAGTCTCTTACAAAGGAAATGTATGAAAAAATGATTCTCGTACGGACGTTTGACCGGAAAGCGATATCCCTCCAGCGGCAGGGGCGGCTTGGCACGTATGCGCCGTTTGAAGGCCAGGAAGCGGCGCAGGTCGGCAGCGCCTCTGCTCTGAAGGAACGCGATTGGCTGTTTCCGACCTATCGTGACCATGCTGCCGCAATTACCTTCGGCCACTCGCTTCCCCATGTTTTGCTGTATTGGAACGGAAGAATGGAAGGCTGCACCGTTCCAAGCGGGAAACGAATCTTTCCGCCCGCTGTACCGATCGCCACCCAGCTTCCCCATGCTGCGGGGGCGGCTCTTGCTGAGAAACGCAGAGGAACCGGCAATGCTGCCATCGTTTATTTTGGCGATGGGGCGACATCTGAAGGAGATTTCCACGAGGGACTTAATTTTGCGAGTGTTTTTAAATCTCCGGTTGTCTTTTTTAATCAAAATAATCATTTCGCAATTTCCGTGCCGATTGAAAAACAGATGAATTCTAGGACCATAGCTCAGAAGTCTGTTGCCTACGGCATTCCGGGCTACAGAATCGATGGCAATGATATTTTCGCGGTTTATTTTTATACGAAACAGGCTCTCGAACGCGCCAGGCAAGGAGAGGGGCCGACATTGCTTGAGGCCGTGACGTGGAGATACGGTGCCCACACGACAGCAGACGATCCGAAGAAGTACAGAAATCAGGAGGAAAGCCTGAGCAAAAAAAGGACAATCGATCCGCTTCTCCGGCTTGAGCGCTATATGAAAAATGAGGGAATCTGGGAGGACGATTGGGCGAACCTCGTGCAAAAGGAAGCAGAGGAACAGATCGAAGGAGCCGTTGCCGAAATGGAAGCCTTCCCTCCGCCTGATGTCAATGATTTGTTTGACCATGTATTTGCGGAGCCAACCTGGACAATTCGGGAGCAGAAGGAAGAATACATGAACCAAATAAGAGGTGCAGGCCGATGA
- a CDS encoding alpha-ketoacid dehydrogenase subunit beta, which translates to MEMRVKTNKLTMVQAVTDGLRTMLQKKEEVVLLGEDIGSNGGVFRATEGLMEEFGEERVMDTPLSEAGLMGTAIGMAINGMIPVAEIQFLGFIYPAYEQIATHATRIRMRTMGKYTVPMVIRAPYGAGIRAPEIHSDSAEALFTHMPGMKVVCPSTPYDAKGLLIASIEDPDPVLFLEPLRLYRAGKEEVPEGEYRVEIGKAARRREGSDVTLIAWGAMAAQASKAAEKLEQTGVSCEVIDLRTLYPLDKETIAESVQKTGRAVIVQEAHATGGLANDVMGVINDTSFLYLRAPITRVSGFDVPVPFFSLEEHYLPDTERIIQAVEKVIHY; encoded by the coding sequence ATGGAAATGAGAGTGAAAACAAACAAGCTGACAATGGTTCAGGCTGTTACGGATGGTCTCCGTACGATGCTTCAAAAGAAGGAAGAAGTGGTGCTGCTTGGCGAGGATATCGGGAGCAACGGCGGGGTATTCCGCGCAACCGAAGGGCTGATGGAGGAGTTTGGGGAAGAGCGGGTGATGGATACCCCGCTAAGTGAAGCGGGGCTAATGGGGACTGCAATCGGCATGGCAATCAATGGGATGATTCCAGTAGCGGAGATCCAGTTCCTCGGATTTATCTATCCGGCGTATGAGCAAATCGCAACCCATGCAACCAGAATCCGAATGAGAACGATGGGGAAATACACGGTTCCAATGGTGATCCGAGCTCCGTACGGTGCCGGAATACGGGCGCCGGAAATTCATTCTGACAGCGCAGAAGCCCTGTTTACCCACATGCCTGGAATGAAGGTTGTTTGTCCGTCCACTCCATATGATGCAAAAGGCTTGCTCATCGCAAGCATCGAAGATCCGGATCCCGTTCTCTTCCTTGAACCGTTAAGGCTCTACCGTGCAGGCAAGGAAGAGGTGCCGGAGGGTGAATACAGAGTGGAAATCGGGAAAGCGGCCAGGCGGAGAGAGGGCAGTGACGTGACCCTGATCGCCTGGGGAGCGATGGCAGCCCAGGCCTCCAAGGCTGCCGAGAAGCTTGAGCAGACGGGAGTCAGCTGTGAAGTGATTGATTTAAGAACACTCTATCCGCTGGATAAAGAAACGATAGCAGAATCTGTGCAGAAAACAGGCAGAGCGGTTATCGTTCAGGAAGCACATGCTACCGGGGGACTGGCAAATGACGTGATGGGTGTTATCAATGATACGTCTTTTCTATACCTGCGGGCACCGATTACAAGAGTGAGCGGTTTTGATGTACCTGTTCCATTTTTTTCACTGGAGGAGCACTATCTTCCTGATACGGAACGAATCATTCAGGCGGTTGAAAAAGTCATTCACTATTAA
- a CDS encoding dihydrolipoamide acetyltransferase family protein: MLEVKLHDIGEGMTEGDILHYFVKHGERVERDQPLIEVQTDKMTAELPSPGAGVVKEILIEPGTTVSVGTTLLVIETDEGGAVPIKESTPKTRPASARVLATPFTRKLARENRIDIEQLKGTGPAGRVTDEDVLGLAAKQEQPEPVKEAPAAEEKPAAVPVTKGQKKTIPFKGRRKQIAKRMVHSLKTIPHVTHFEEVDMTELMTFRNELKEAGRSISAAAFFIKAAAMALKDFPVFNAKLDEEREVIVLESEYNIGLAVDSPDGLIVPVLHQVETKSILEIHKEMKELNEKARENRLSRSELTGGTFTISNVGPLGSIGATPVINHPETGLMAFHATKEKPVVRNGEIVIGLMMNVSMSFDHRVADGAAAVAFTNRFKELIEHPKLLIVELV; this comes from the coding sequence ATGCTGGAAGTCAAGCTTCATGATATTGGAGAGGGTATGACAGAGGGAGACATTCTTCACTATTTCGTTAAACACGGAGAGAGAGTCGAACGGGATCAGCCCCTCATCGAAGTGCAAACGGACAAAATGACGGCAGAACTTCCTTCTCCGGGGGCGGGGGTCGTGAAAGAAATTCTTATAGAACCCGGGACAACGGTATCGGTAGGAACGACGCTTCTTGTCATTGAGACGGACGAAGGAGGAGCAGTCCCTATAAAGGAAAGCACTCCTAAGACCCGGCCAGCTTCAGCCAGAGTGCTCGCCACTCCTTTTACGAGAAAGCTTGCAAGGGAAAACCGGATTGATATTGAACAGCTTAAGGGCACCGGACCCGCAGGAAGAGTGACGGATGAAGATGTATTGGGTCTTGCAGCGAAGCAAGAGCAGCCGGAACCGGTGAAGGAAGCGCCTGCGGCAGAAGAAAAACCTGCAGCCGTGCCGGTGACAAAAGGTCAAAAAAAGACCATTCCATTCAAGGGAAGAAGGAAACAAATCGCGAAGAGAATGGTTCATTCCCTCAAAACGATTCCGCATGTTACCCATTTTGAAGAAGTCGATATGACAGAGCTAATGACCTTCAGAAACGAACTGAAGGAAGCGGGCCGCTCCATTTCGGCCGCCGCTTTTTTTATCAAGGCTGCTGCCATGGCATTAAAGGACTTTCCTGTATTCAACGCCAAGCTTGATGAAGAACGGGAAGTCATTGTCCTTGAATCGGAATACAACATCGGCCTTGCCGTTGATTCGCCGGATGGGCTAATCGTACCGGTGCTGCACCAGGTGGAAACGAAATCGATCCTGGAAATTCATAAAGAGATGAAGGAATTGAATGAAAAAGCGAGAGAAAACCGTTTGAGCCGGTCGGAGCTTACGGGCGGAACGTTCACCATCAGCAACGTTGGACCGCTTGGAAGCATAGGAGCCACTCCTGTCATTAATCATCCGGAAACAGGATTAATGGCTTTCCATGCGACAAAGGAAAAGCCTGTTGTCCGAAACGGGGAGATTGTGATTGGTTTAATGATGAACGTTTCCATGTCCTTCGATCACCGGGTCGCGGATGGAGCAGCGGCAGTCGCGTTTACAAACCGGTTTAAAGAACTGATTGAACATCCAAAATTGCTGATTGTGGAGCTGGTGTAA